One segment of Magnetovibrio sp. DNA contains the following:
- the rsmI gene encoding 16S rRNA (cytidine(1402)-2'-O)-methyltransferase, giving the protein MAQKRSSRSARSTRPPHGSRERSDRRGANAPAPTPLAAPKGVLEPGLYVIATPIGNLGDITFRAVETLKAVDALASEDTRVSAKLLSHLGIDKPHPTFSCHEHNEARTVGRIRSLIDEGRAVGLVSDAGLPGISDPGYRVISTLLDEGVKVEVLPGPNAATMALVASGLPTSSFTFLGFASRKSGKRKKMLEAEREAEHTLIIYESPHRIGALLADALEVLGDRQAVVALELTKMFERYHRGPLSQLVEEFAEDKPKGEITVLIEGVRRKSKHDEDDD; this is encoded by the coding sequence ATGGCGCAAAAGCGCTCGTCCCGTTCCGCGCGTTCAACGCGCCCCCCGCACGGTTCTCGTGAACGGTCCGACCGGCGCGGCGCCAACGCGCCCGCGCCGACGCCGTTGGCCGCACCCAAAGGGGTGTTGGAACCGGGCCTATACGTCATTGCCACACCCATCGGCAATTTGGGCGACATCACCTTTCGCGCGGTGGAAACGCTCAAGGCCGTGGACGCCCTGGCCAGCGAAGACACCCGCGTTTCGGCCAAGCTGCTCAGCCACCTTGGTATCGACAAGCCGCATCCGACCTTTTCGTGCCACGAACACAATGAAGCGCGCACGGTTGGGCGTATCCGTTCCCTGATCGACGAGGGCCGCGCGGTGGGGTTGGTTTCGGACGCAGGCTTGCCAGGCATATCCGATCCCGGTTACCGGGTCATCAGCACCTTGTTGGACGAAGGCGTGAAGGTCGAGGTCTTACCCGGCCCCAACGCCGCGACCATGGCGCTGGTGGCGTCGGGGCTGCCGACGTCGAGCTTTACGTTTTTGGGATTTGCGTCGCGCAAATCGGGCAAGCGCAAGAAGATGCTGGAAGCCGAACGCGAGGCCGAGCACACCTTGATCATCTATGAAAGCCCGCACCGCATCGGCGCGTTGCTGGCCGACGCGTTGGAGGTCCTGGGCGATCGTCAAGCGGTGGTGGCGCTGGAACTGACCAAGATGTTCGAACGCTATCATCGCGGTCCGTTGTCCCAATTGGTCGAGGAGTTCGCAGAAGACAAGCCCAAGGGCGAGATCACGGTGTTGATCGAAGGAGTACGGCGCAAATCGAAGCATGACGAGGACGACGACTGA
- a CDS encoding RsmB/NOP family class I SAM-dependent RNA methyltransferase yields MARPGKGGRGGGKLNLRQTYLSRLSKIFGVREALAERMASVQLKSSIRINALSPLNEAEILAKLDAIGAEREPIAWCPGAYHLHSDKRVLAESDLFQDGHVYIQNASSLIPALAMAPQAGERILDVCAAPGGKTSHIQALAGGGAVIVANDAMKPRLSKLEEVLTTFHVENATITNFEGQFIDRHVDEMGGGPGEHHFDRILLDAQCSGEGMLDLSHGNALRFWSVERVIKMSYLQQKMLTAAWKVLKPGGVLIYSTCTFGPEENEGPVSRHLKHNVDASIEPIDLDIPGRAPGLKSWDGQPFHPDLKHAVRVLPSDYLEGFFVCRLRKKG; encoded by the coding sequence ATGGCGCGTCCCGGCAAAGGCGGGCGAGGTGGCGGCAAGCTCAACCTGCGTCAAACCTACTTGAGCCGCTTGAGCAAAATTTTCGGCGTGCGCGAAGCGCTGGCGGAACGCATGGCCTCGGTTCAGCTCAAAAGTTCGATCCGCATCAACGCGCTGTCGCCGCTGAACGAGGCGGAAATCTTGGCCAAGCTCGACGCCATCGGCGCTGAACGGGAACCCATTGCGTGGTGCCCTGGCGCCTATCACCTGCACAGCGACAAACGTGTGCTGGCGGAATCGGATTTGTTTCAAGACGGCCACGTCTACATTCAAAACGCCTCCAGCCTTATTCCTGCGTTGGCGATGGCCCCCCAAGCGGGCGAACGTATTTTGGACGTGTGCGCCGCGCCGGGCGGCAAGACCTCGCATATCCAAGCCTTGGCGGGCGGCGGGGCGGTGATTGTCGCCAACGACGCGATGAAACCGCGGTTGTCAAAACTCGAAGAGGTGCTCACCACCTTTCACGTCGAAAACGCCACCATCACCAATTTCGAAGGTCAGTTCATCGACCGTCACGTGGATGAAATGGGCGGCGGCCCAGGGGAACATCACTTCGACCGCATCTTGCTCGATGCGCAATGCAGCGGCGAGGGGATGTTGGACCTCAGCCACGGTAACGCGTTGCGCTTTTGGTCGGTGGAACGCGTGATCAAGATGAGCTACCTGCAACAAAAGATGCTCACGGCGGCGTGGAAGGTCCTCAAGCCGGGCGGGGTGCTGATCTATTCCACCTGCACCTTCGGCCCGGAAGAAAACGAAGGTCCGGTGTCGCGGCACTTGAAGCACAACGTCGATGCATCCATCGAACCCATCGATCTCGACATCCCTGGGCGCGCCCCTGGCTTGAAATCGTGGGATGGCCAACCGTTCCACCCAGACCTGAAACACGCCGTCCGGGTGCTGCCGTCGGACTACCTCGAAGGTTTTTTTGTGTGCCGCTTGCGCAAAAAAGGCTAA
- a CDS encoding glutaredoxin domain-containing protein → MKFVRWLLGRLVLTIDFLTRPQPIKRDPAAQAAIDAKTAPMALYQFEACPFCVKVRRVMRKHALNIELRDAKNNAQFKEELTSQGGKHKVPCLRIENASGEVTWLYESNDIISYLETELQLAS, encoded by the coding sequence ATGAAGTTCGTGCGCTGGCTGCTGGGACGCTTGGTCCTGACCATCGACTTTCTCACCCGTCCCCAACCGATCAAGCGCGATCCGGCCGCGCAAGCCGCCATCGACGCCAAGACCGCACCGATGGCACTCTATCAATTCGAGGCTTGCCCCTTTTGCGTCAAGGTGCGCCGGGTGATGCGCAAGCACGCGCTCAACATCGAACTGCGCGACGCCAAAAACAACGCCCAGTTCAAGGAAGAACTGACCAGCCAAGGCGGCAAGCACAAGGTGCCTTGCTTGCGCATCGAAAATGCATCCGGCGAAGTCACTTGGCTTTACGAATCCAACGACATCATTTCGTATTTGGAAACCGAGCTTCAACTGGCATCGTAA
- a CDS encoding DNA/RNA non-specific endonuclease produces MKHIVWLTFAAAIIASVPANAANGFDTCGAMFPGGVIPAPRSQTVLDLCKHSEGEALFAIRFDTTRKIPNWTVHRLTPEQMAQITANSGTSKRPKFTPDTDIPADDQAVDKSYVRSGYARGHIVPANDMSWRKDAYDATFHFSNVVPQKQTFNAGTWLGEEDAFRAFVAAKNVPMWVFSGVYGTVEDDPATTDVKEGPIIGTAPFTPNVPKCFYKIVVARPAPDGPYKVLASLFRWNDYGKRTTWVNAVTPLETVEARSGIDFLAGLDVESDFDAAYWGVETPNTPGDCP; encoded by the coding sequence ATGAAGCACATCGTTTGGTTGACGTTCGCCGCCGCGATCATCGCGTCCGTCCCCGCCAACGCCGCGAACGGCTTCGACACCTGCGGCGCGATGTTTCCCGGTGGCGTCATCCCCGCCCCCCGGTCGCAAACCGTGCTGGACCTGTGCAAGCACTCCGAGGGCGAGGCGTTGTTCGCGATCCGCTTCGACACCACCCGCAAAATCCCTAATTGGACCGTGCATCGCCTGACGCCCGAGCAGATGGCGCAGATCACGGCCAATTCCGGTACCAGCAAGCGGCCCAAATTCACCCCCGACACGGACATTCCGGCGGACGATCAAGCCGTCGACAAAAGCTATGTCCGATCCGGGTACGCACGCGGCCACATCGTGCCCGCCAACGACATGAGCTGGCGCAAGGATGCCTACGACGCCACCTTTCATTTTTCCAACGTGGTGCCGCAAAAACAGACCTTCAACGCCGGAACCTGGCTGGGTGAAGAAGACGCCTTTCGTGCATTCGTGGCCGCGAAAAACGTCCCCATGTGGGTCTTTTCCGGCGTTTACGGCACCGTCGAGGACGACCCGGCCACGACGGACGTGAAGGAAGGCCCGATCATCGGCACAGCCCCCTTTACGCCCAACGTGCCGAAATGCTTTTACAAGATCGTCGTCGCCCGACCCGCCCCCGACGGCCCTTACAAAGTGCTGGCTTCGCTGTTTCGATGGAACGATTACGGCAAACGCACCACCTGGGTGAACGCCGTCACCCCGTTGGAAACCGTCGAGGCTCGTAGCGGCATCGATTTTCTGGCCGGGCTCGACGTGGAAAGCGATTTCGACGCTGCCTATTGGGGCGTCGAAACGCCCAACACCCCAGGGGACTGCCCATAA